The following proteins come from a genomic window of Leishmania major strain Friedlin complete genome, chromosome 1:
- a CDS encoding conserved hypothetical protein (previous protein_id=AAC24643.1) has product MAPPVGRIATDVVVRSSKRVPSLAAPRSYPLASTIICASLRSTVTAAAVAEPGTVASPASALVCSSRTFYDKIREKRDGSEDEGPDQMFQDFPKDPNRQRVPAELHRSNQTAVEDAEKISRVFCVFLLLLFGGLLYVLNPFQSDPYGRPDGYGMTERKLVYGSSDLACNNSSSGRRREEEDMRSIRRLA; this is encoded by the coding sequence ATGGCACCTCCCGTTGGCCGCATCGCCACCGACGTTGTGGTCCGCTCGTCGAAGCGCGTGCCCTCTCTAGCCGCACCACGCAGCTACCCTCTCGCCAGCACTATCATCTGTGCCTCTCTTCGCTCCACGGTCAcggctgcggctgttgcTGAGCCAGGCACCGTCGCGTCACCGGCGAGCGCGCTggtgtgcagcagccgcaccttCTACGACAAGATCCGCGAGAAGCGGGACGGGAGTGAAGACGAGGGACCAGATCAGATGTTTCAGGACTTTCCCAAGGACCCGAACCGGCAGCGTGTCCCGGCTGAGCTGCACAGGAGCAATCAAACGGCGGTCGAAGACGCCGAGAAGATCAGCCGGGTCTTCTGCGTCTTTCTCTTGCTGTTGTTTGGCGGCTTGTTGTACGTGCTGAACCCGTTCCAGAGCGACCCGTACGGCCGCCCCGATGGGTACGGGATGACGGAGCGTAAGCTGGTctacggcagcagcgacctCGCctgcaacaacagcagcagcggccgccgacgcGAAGAAGAAGATATGCGGAGCATCAGACGGCTCGCGTAG
- a CDS encoding conserved hypothetical protein (previous protein_id=AAC24644.1), with amino-acid sequence MAKETAKRNRKKNSVRMRVFSMMTAAVNLLYVLAILYRNGSLPSFHDLMAIGFWAGQEYLAYSMLSKVAQPTISPEGHLLDCIDASNPQELGYYTLAQDVLWVCWVVQALCIMHPAFIVFYLPVPATLIYKVWGSVLKPLVAAYLGGSGAGAGADEDSSHGPPRNRQERRKEELKQRKVTRRGKSATD; translated from the coding sequence ATGGCAAAGGAAACGGCGAAGAGGAACCGGAAGAAGAACagcgtgcgcatgcgcgtctTCTCGATGATGACCGCTGCCGTGAATCTCCTCTATGTCCTCGCCATCCTCTACCGCAACGGCAGCCTGCCATCCTTTCATGACCTCATGGCGATCGGTTTCTGGGCCGGTCAGGAGTACCTCGCCTACTCTATGCTGAGCAAGGTGGCGCAGCCCACCATCAGCCCGGAAGGCCATTTACTGGACTGCATCGACGCCTCGAATCCGCAGGAGCTGGGCTACTATACCTTGGCTCAGGATGTGCTGTGGGTGTGCTgggtggtgcaggcgctgTGCATCATGCATCCCGCCTTCATTGTCTTTTACCTCCCTGTGCCGGCGACACTCATCTACAAGGTGTGGGGCTCAGTGCTGAAGCCTTTGGTCGCCGCCTacctcggcggcagcggcgccggtgctggtgcAGATGAAGACAGCAGCCATGGCCCCCCGCGCAATCGCCAGGAGCGACggaaggaggagctgaagcagcGCAAGGTGACGCGACGTGGCAAGTCAGCGACAGACTGA